From a single Shewanella denitrificans OS217 genomic region:
- a CDS encoding malate synthase → MNMSLMNNVQTNQYLDSNTETNNVAALTQGVVATSTPSAKAKQFLDRHFPLSQGSHLEVMSYLVYYTHLIAFMADGSQSGLKRPRQFVALSGHKSEPSCLVLKDGKTHLAINIDRQGPLGSQDLAGVNDVLLQTMPHTKLTQEWTSLLNQDMLTRPLSVTAKDGSDYCL, encoded by the coding sequence ATGAATATGTCATTAATGAATAACGTTCAGACTAATCAATACCTTGACTCTAATACAGAGACAAACAACGTCGCTGCCTTAACTCAGGGTGTGGTGGCAACGTCAACGCCGAGTGCAAAAGCAAAACAATTCCTCGACCGCCACTTCCCACTTTCACAAGGTTCGCACCTAGAAGTGATGAGTTACTTAGTGTATTACACTCACCTGATTGCCTTTATGGCCGATGGCAGCCAAAGTGGCCTTAAACGTCCTCGCCAATTTGTGGCATTAAGTGGTCACAAGAGCGAGCCAAGCTGCCTAGTATTAAAAGATGGTAAAACTCACCTTGCCATCAATATTGACCGACAGGGCCCGTTAGGTAGTCAAGATCTGGCTGGCGTCAATGATGTATTACTGCAGACCATGCCACATACCAAGCTCACTCAAGAATGGACCAGCCTGCTTAACCAAGACATGCTTACTAGGCCATTAAGTGTGACGGCTAAAGATGGCAGTGATTACTGCCTATAA
- the yrfG gene encoding GMP/IMP nucleotidase has protein sequence MFDWNTIDTVLLDMDGTLLDLHFDTHFWLTLVPQQLSQQRNIHLHAAKTLVEQAYKKVQGTLEWYCLDYWQQALGLDILTLHYSIAERIQLRQDSMPFLQALGAANKKRILFTNAHPKSLSLKLEHTELASGLDAILSSHETGYPKEHPEFWRHGLAKFNLDPARCLFIDDSEVILAASRRAGIGHQLGIMNPDSKKPNKRFSDFPAIDDYHLLLMDSRSTPLS, from the coding sequence ATGTTTGATTGGAATACCATAGATACTGTGCTTTTAGACATGGACGGCACCTTGTTGGATTTGCACTTTGATACGCATTTTTGGCTTACACTAGTACCGCAACAATTAAGCCAGCAAAGGAATATACACCTGCACGCGGCAAAGACCTTAGTGGAACAGGCCTATAAAAAGGTGCAGGGCACCTTAGAATGGTATTGCTTGGATTATTGGCAGCAAGCATTAGGTTTGGATATTTTAACGTTGCATTACTCCATTGCAGAACGCATTCAGTTGCGTCAAGACAGCATGCCGTTTTTACAAGCCTTGGGGGCAGCCAATAAAAAGCGAATTTTATTTACTAATGCCCACCCTAAAAGTTTAAGCCTGAAGCTTGAGCACACTGAGCTTGCATCGGGATTAGATGCCATCCTATCTAGTCATGAAACGGGTTACCCTAAGGAACATCCAGAGTTTTGGCGTCATGGATTGGCAAAATTTAACTTAGACCCTGCTCGCTGCCTGTTTATTGATGACAGCGAAGTGATCCTCGCCGCATCGCGCCGCGCTGGTATTGGCCACCAGCTTGGCATAATGAATCCAGATAGCAAAAAGCCTAATAAACGGTTCAGCGACTTCCCTGCCATCGATGATTATCACTTACTCTTGATGGATTCACGTTCGACCCCGCTCAGCTGA
- a CDS encoding bifunctional diguanylate cyclase/phosphodiesterase, translating into MYSSRRVYTLNQQRLIASVVEPTSSLVFVNNNIELDLTWSQLRAVHPVHIQYLKNLAVEASFSVSLVCNGQLWGLLACHNMTAKYLSFETRQLCEELSQITSLHMSGLLRAEIDFQRYHYKVEFAEIRGAMQSSIDAFKAIKSQISEIKTLLNADGIWHHIDGEDYYHGQVPDELSLSLLGNWLAQFDRHQVMSRHTVVEDFKQNKALVKFASGLLFLPLNQQNFIVLFRREEIETVNWAGKPQSHNEQDMSTSALTPRNSFLTWAEVMGGQAKPWNLIDIEMAEDIRCELVRLIEKNQLEIIALKDPLTGIANRLMFERKLKSALQQALEANQQFAIYMIDLDRFKPVNDTYGHAVGDELLIQVTQRLQALLRCEDMVARLGGDEFAVIQLGISNKGDIERIAKLMVEEVKRPFLIEGKNIEIGASIGITICPLDAISQTELLLGADLALYEVKKSGRNGFKHFEPSMLLEKTNDESIRNQLLRAFENKELEMVYQPIIDSRSKKIVGLEAFTRWQHPVLGFIAAQEFVSAIDKNHLNPEFVDWMLMTTFSDYQQWQRQGIASIPVSINLRSDQFLSLDIENKCRALSQQYQVATTWLRIDLDEPTLAIDANRSEIKINALAQHGILCNIDHFGQGLLSLKQLTKLKVNSLKIDSRLLMDDKKNIKTQALATILKAIGEVMNVPVVATRVEKQEVMAKAKSMGINLVQGFAIIEPMSVADVSAYMTK; encoded by the coding sequence GTGTACTCTTCGAGGCGGGTTTACACCCTTAATCAACAAAGATTAATCGCCAGTGTGGTGGAGCCAACCAGTTCATTGGTTTTTGTAAACAATAATATCGAATTAGATCTTACTTGGTCTCAACTTAGGGCTGTGCATCCTGTCCATATTCAATATTTGAAAAATTTAGCTGTTGAAGCCTCTTTCAGTGTCTCCCTTGTGTGTAATGGCCAGCTATGGGGATTACTAGCCTGCCATAATATGACTGCTAAATACCTTTCATTTGAAACCAGACAACTATGTGAGGAATTATCACAAATTACCAGTTTGCACATGTCTGGATTACTCAGAGCCGAAATTGATTTTCAGCGCTATCACTACAAGGTGGAGTTTGCCGAGATACGAGGTGCAATGCAGAGCAGTATAGATGCGTTTAAAGCGATCAAGAGTCAAATATCTGAAATTAAAACGTTACTCAATGCTGATGGAATTTGGCACCACATAGATGGGGAAGATTATTATCATGGTCAAGTTCCAGATGAGTTGAGTTTGAGTTTATTAGGCAATTGGTTGGCGCAATTTGATCGCCACCAAGTGATGTCGAGGCACACAGTTGTTGAGGATTTTAAGCAGAACAAAGCCTTAGTCAAATTTGCCAGTGGATTACTGTTTTTACCGCTAAATCAGCAAAACTTTATCGTACTATTTCGCCGTGAAGAAATAGAGACTGTAAATTGGGCTGGTAAACCACAAAGTCACAATGAACAGGACATGTCTACCAGTGCGTTGACACCGAGAAACTCTTTCTTGACCTGGGCCGAGGTCATGGGAGGGCAAGCTAAGCCGTGGAACTTGATTGATATTGAAATGGCTGAAGACATTCGTTGTGAACTCGTCCGGCTGATTGAAAAAAATCAATTAGAAATAATAGCCTTAAAAGATCCACTTACTGGAATCGCAAATCGATTAATGTTTGAAAGAAAGCTCAAATCAGCATTACAGCAAGCCTTGGAGGCTAACCAGCAGTTTGCGATTTATATGATTGACCTAGATAGGTTTAAACCAGTCAATGACACTTATGGTCATGCTGTTGGTGATGAGTTACTCATTCAGGTCACCCAAAGGTTGCAGGCCTTGCTTAGGTGTGAGGATATGGTTGCAAGATTGGGTGGCGATGAGTTTGCTGTCATCCAGCTGGGGATCAGTAATAAAGGTGATATAGAGAGAATAGCCAAGTTGATGGTCGAAGAGGTCAAGCGACCCTTTTTGATTGAAGGAAAAAATATTGAAATTGGTGCCAGTATCGGTATCACAATTTGCCCGCTCGATGCCATAAGCCAAACTGAACTGCTCTTAGGGGCTGACTTAGCCTTGTATGAAGTGAAAAAAAGTGGTCGCAATGGCTTTAAACACTTTGAGCCTAGTATGTTGTTAGAGAAAACTAACGATGAAAGCATTAGGAATCAATTATTGCGGGCTTTTGAAAATAAAGAACTTGAGATGGTTTACCAGCCAATTATCGACAGTCGTTCAAAGAAAATTGTTGGTTTAGAGGCTTTTACGCGTTGGCAACACCCAGTTCTTGGGTTTATTGCTGCACAAGAATTTGTCAGTGCGATAGATAAAAATCACCTTAATCCTGAATTTGTCGATTGGATGCTAATGACGACATTTAGTGACTATCAACAATGGCAAAGGCAGGGGATTGCGTCTATTCCTGTGAGTATTAATTTACGTTCGGATCAATTTCTGTCATTAGATATTGAAAATAAATGTCGCGCTTTAAGTCAGCAATATCAAGTCGCGACAACTTGGCTGAGAATAGACTTAGATGAACCTACACTGGCAATCGATGCTAACCGCAGTGAAATTAAAATTAATGCCTTAGCCCAGCATGGGATTCTATGTAATATCGACCACTTCGGGCAGGGGCTATTATCACTTAAACAACTCACTAAGTTGAAAGTGAACAGTCTAAAAATTGATAGCCGTTTACTAATGGATGATAAGAAAAACATTAAAACTCAAGCTCTGGCGACTATTTTAAAAGCCATCGGTGAGGTGATGAATGTACCAGTTGTGGCCACTAGAGTTGAAAAGCAAGAAGTCATGGCCAAGGCCAAATCAATGGGGATAAATCTAGTGCAAGGGTTTGCCATTATAGAGCCCATGTCTGTGGCTGATGTGTCAGCCTATATGACGAAGTAG
- a CDS encoding biliverdin-producing heme oxygenase, with amino-acid sequence MSVTNDIGAYTLVFLAAKQSQEIDINIKNSPVTSMATDYLKQHTRALHVQLDNLPLLVALASRQLDREQYHQCLSCFYQAYSVIETTLISSPQNKQPALAYQARLSNLRHELMQLGMPIPGSHDVPQLQISTAAHYWGARYVLEGSALGAKFLLPKIQLSLELSSPETLIFFSQLSQLANSWPEVITHINQIIILDNQKKEALAAAKKTFEIFHSHFSIKE; translated from the coding sequence GTGTCTGTTACCAATGATATTGGAGCTTACACCTTGGTTTTCCTTGCCGCCAAACAAAGTCAAGAAATTGATATAAATATAAAAAACAGTCCTGTGACCTCGATGGCTACAGACTATCTAAAACAACATACCCGCGCGTTACATGTTCAACTAGATAACCTCCCATTGTTGGTTGCGCTGGCGAGTCGTCAGTTAGACCGCGAACAGTACCACCAATGCCTTAGTTGTTTTTATCAGGCTTATTCGGTGATAGAAACGACATTAATTTCTAGTCCGCAGAACAAACAACCGGCCTTAGCTTACCAGGCACGCCTTTCCAATTTACGTCATGAGCTCATGCAATTAGGCATGCCTATACCTGGTAGTCATGATGTCCCCCAACTGCAAATTTCCACAGCCGCTCACTATTGGGGTGCGCGTTATGTGCTGGAGGGCAGTGCTTTGGGCGCAAAGTTTTTATTACCTAAAATTCAACTAAGTCTTGAGCTTAGCTCACCGGAGACATTAATTTTTTTTAGCCAGTTATCCCAATTAGCAAACTCTTGGCCTGAGGTAATAACCCACATTAATCAGATAATTATTCTAGATAACCAAAAGAAAGAAGCGTTGGCCGCAGCCAAGAAGACTTTTGAGATTTTTCATTCACATTTTTCGATTAAGGAGTGA
- a CDS encoding DUF3612 domain-containing protein, with protein MRNDQSLMRKSHFLGTKIRNLRKRNHLTMEDLSARCVRMDAGSAPSVSYLSMIERGKRVPSAAMLSVIAAVFQKEVEWFLDDVPEEAAITPDKGRHGGISGMALEPSFLFSNDILQIAIPEMLSQTGTTGRQFAHLLIRAHQEHHQNHFPDLERAAEEIGQKRMPLSADDMLDIAKGMGLRIKWIDATPQEVIDEMGLSSRQLVTSFFEPPSTIYVNKALKNRPYRLKYDLAVHIGHCVLHNKDGLKSVMTSGRREDSADDGTQSNSLNAQDILHAWRDFESSFFAGALLCPKVPFRQLLDRCGYEIDVHKQLQVSASVAMRRMTVVSPYPHWHYFDAYAQGKLQAVYRGNGIPLPWGNMRLVQDPCQHWAVFRMINEPTVGTSAQISILNVGNEPRIYCCESIKVEDSAGNAHVLCAGIDLNPAIEAQGKDALTIAQDLKQACVDSGGSVVIPKNIKQDLTSVAKILNINWIERGIKNEARLICSRGGVCPRQPSCYAAGRPQCDDE; from the coding sequence ATGCGTAACGATCAAAGCCTAATGCGAAAGTCTCATTTTTTGGGAACCAAGATACGTAATCTACGTAAACGCAACCATTTGACCATGGAAGACTTGTCGGCGCGCTGCGTGCGCATGGATGCGGGTTCTGCCCCCTCGGTATCCTATTTATCCATGATAGAGCGTGGCAAACGAGTACCAAGCGCCGCTATGCTTAGCGTGATTGCCGCTGTGTTTCAAAAGGAAGTAGAGTGGTTCCTCGATGATGTACCGGAAGAGGCTGCCATTACCCCAGATAAGGGCCGTCATGGGGGGATAAGCGGCATGGCGTTAGAGCCAAGTTTTTTATTTTCTAACGATATCTTACAAATCGCCATCCCTGAAATGTTGTCACAAACCGGGACCACAGGTCGTCAATTCGCCCATTTGTTGATCCGCGCGCATCAGGAGCATCATCAAAACCATTTCCCCGATCTCGAGCGCGCCGCAGAAGAGATTGGCCAGAAGCGCATGCCCCTGAGCGCCGATGATATGCTCGATATCGCTAAGGGTATGGGCCTACGTATCAAGTGGATAGATGCCACTCCCCAAGAAGTCATCGACGAAATGGGGCTGAGTTCCCGTCAGCTGGTCACGTCATTTTTTGAGCCTCCAAGCACCATTTATGTCAATAAAGCCCTAAAAAATAGACCTTACAGGCTGAAATACGACTTGGCCGTGCATATAGGTCACTGCGTTTTACACAATAAAGATGGCCTTAAAAGCGTGATGACCTCTGGACGTAGGGAAGATAGCGCCGATGATGGCACTCAATCTAACTCACTCAATGCTCAGGATATTCTTCATGCATGGCGTGACTTTGAATCAAGCTTTTTTGCCGGAGCCTTACTTTGCCCCAAAGTGCCCTTTAGGCAGCTTTTAGATCGCTGCGGCTATGAAATCGATGTGCATAAACAATTGCAGGTATCGGCGTCGGTGGCAATGCGGCGTATGACTGTGGTATCCCCTTATCCCCATTGGCACTATTTTGATGCCTACGCCCAAGGAAAACTGCAGGCCGTGTATCGAGGCAATGGTATTCCACTGCCTTGGGGCAATATGCGTTTAGTGCAGGACCCTTGTCAGCACTGGGCGGTATTTCGCATGATCAATGAGCCCACAGTCGGAACCTCGGCGCAAATTTCCATTTTGAATGTGGGCAATGAGCCTAGAATTTACTGTTGTGAGTCAATCAAAGTAGAAGATTCCGCCGGTAATGCCCATGTGCTTTGTGCGGGAATTGATCTTAATCCCGCCATTGAAGCTCAAGGTAAAGACGCGCTCACCATAGCTCAGGACTTAAAACAGGCTTGTGTGGATTCAGGGGGATCTGTAGTCATTCCGAAAAACATTAAGCAAGATTTAACCAGTGTCGCCAAAATCCTTAATATCAATTGGATAGAGCGCGGCATTAAAAATGAAGCTCGGCTTATCTGCTCTCGAGGCGGAGTTTGCCCTAGGCAACCCAGTTGCTATGCCGCCGGCCGGCCGCAATGTGATGATGAGTAA
- a CDS encoding bacteriophytochrome-like protein, translated as MANGPFGNCKIAELHKTDKIQSYGCMLVIDRQTNTLIACSDNVERFLSLTSDNILGRHWDTVLQGIVLAQMREINRGQDLTMSRMSEAKINGKSCIIAHHSVNECCIVEIEWAKDTQELAASHEKAEFINKLKKATKARDCARILMDKVATLIDFDRVLFEAGLHP; from the coding sequence ATGGCAAATGGACCTTTTGGGAATTGTAAAATTGCAGAGCTACACAAGACAGATAAAATCCAGTCTTATGGCTGCATGTTGGTGATAGATAGACAAACCAATACCTTGATTGCCTGCTCGGACAATGTGGAGCGTTTTTTATCGTTGACCAGTGACAATATATTAGGCCGTCATTGGGATACCGTGCTTCAGGGCATAGTCTTAGCACAAATGCGTGAGATAAACAGAGGTCAAGACCTCACCATGAGTCGGATGTCCGAAGCAAAGATTAATGGAAAATCCTGTATTATCGCTCATCACAGCGTAAATGAGTGCTGTATTGTTGAGATTGAGTGGGCTAAAGACACTCAAGAGTTAGCCGCAAGCCATGAAAAGGCTGAATTTATCAACAAATTAAAAAAGGCAACCAAGGCAAGAGACTGTGCTCGGATATTGATGGACAAGGTTGCGACTCTAATTGATTTTGACCGTGTACTCTTCGAGGCGGGTTTACACCCTTAA
- a CDS encoding HD-GYP domain-containing protein, translating to MSNELESNDVIKISVSHLALGMFVTAIDNAKGALSITNPGQIKTQDAINKLLKSGIKSVWVDVERSADNCGLKKTSAESFEPTKGNPLARKAKPSRDSKQAQVKVILNEAKNLVRKVLSETYEGKAVEVAPFEEIADRMIESVMDDADAMKCISALRTKDAYLLEHSVNVAFLLVTFGKHLGLDKTMLKEMAVGGILHDIGKIKVDNEVLHKPGKLTPEEFAHIKLHQVYAVEIMEQTQGLAQVSKDVCLMHHEKLDGRGYPKGLKGDEIPLHGRMSCIVDIFDALTATRCYKEAMSPAAAFKILISLTPFHLDQALVYEFIRCVGIYPVGSLVQLSDERIGIVWEAKDRDALHPVVKCFYSLKHKRYTEVTMVDLRKAEVNIERGVSPGTLDVDPTPFY from the coding sequence ATGAGTAATGAGCTTGAGTCTAATGATGTGATTAAAATATCTGTGAGTCATCTTGCTTTAGGTATGTTCGTTACAGCTATCGACAATGCTAAAGGCGCTCTATCTATTACCAATCCGGGCCAAATAAAGACGCAAGATGCGATTAACAAACTACTGAAAAGCGGCATTAAAAGTGTTTGGGTGGATGTAGAGCGCTCTGCAGATAATTGTGGATTAAAGAAAACATCCGCAGAATCTTTTGAGCCAACAAAAGGCAATCCCCTAGCACGCAAAGCTAAACCGAGTCGTGATAGTAAGCAGGCTCAGGTTAAGGTCATACTTAATGAGGCTAAAAATTTAGTTCGTAAAGTCTTGTCGGAAACCTATGAGGGCAAGGCGGTAGAGGTGGCCCCCTTCGAAGAAATCGCCGATAGGATGATAGAATCTGTGATGGATGATGCCGATGCGATGAAATGCATTTCGGCGTTGCGCACTAAAGATGCCTACCTATTAGAACACTCGGTTAACGTCGCATTTCTGTTGGTAACCTTTGGCAAGCATTTGGGCTTAGACAAAACCATGCTCAAAGAGATGGCCGTGGGAGGTATTTTACATGATATTGGTAAAATCAAAGTGGATAACGAAGTTTTACATAAGCCTGGTAAGTTAACCCCTGAAGAATTTGCGCATATTAAATTGCATCAAGTGTATGCGGTTGAGATCATGGAGCAAACCCAAGGTTTAGCTCAAGTCAGTAAAGATGTGTGTTTGATGCATCATGAGAAACTTGATGGTCGTGGTTATCCAAAAGGTTTAAAAGGTGACGAAATTCCCCTCCATGGGCGCATGAGTTGTATTGTAGATATATTCGATGCGTTAACTGCAACACGTTGTTATAAAGAGGCCATGAGCCCAGCCGCAGCCTTTAAAATCTTGATAAGCTTAACCCCATTTCACTTAGATCAAGCTTTGGTTTATGAGTTTATTCGCTGCGTGGGTATCTACCCTGTTGGATCCTTGGTTCAGCTGTCTGATGAGCGAATAGGCATAGTATGGGAAGCCAAAGATCGTGATGCACTGCATCCTGTGGTGAAGTGTTTTTATTCTCTTAAGCATAAGCGTTATACCGAAGTCACTATGGTCGACTTACGCAAGGCTGAAGTGAACATAGAACGAGGAGTCTCTCCTGGGACGCTAGATGTTGACCCGACTCCTTTCTATTAA
- a CDS encoding YeiH family protein yields the protein MNQFNPIKHNVSLPWVMFLLLASLCLTPLISSPIALVLGFSLASLNLVPAKVNLTLITKKLLAVSIVGLGFGINVTEAISASLGNLGLIVGSIFFTLGLSFYLTKALNLDRKTGHLIGAGTAICGGSAIAAVAPAINAKGEQIAVALACVFMLNSVALFIFPAIGHSLSLSQYEFGVWSAIAIHDTSSVVGAAAAFGDEALKTATTIKLARALWIIPIALFSALLFGGSKSKLNVPYFIVFYCVAIAIAHYFPSEHYQILFLISKQLLILCLFFIGASITLKKMQTAGPKPLLLGVLLWLAIGSLSLGYILLMRN from the coding sequence ATGAACCAATTCAATCCTATTAAACACAATGTCAGCCTGCCGTGGGTGATGTTTCTCTTATTAGCAAGTTTATGCCTAACGCCGCTGATCTCCTCTCCCATCGCCTTAGTACTTGGCTTCTCGTTAGCGAGTTTGAATTTAGTCCCAGCGAAGGTGAATTTAACGCTTATTACCAAAAAATTACTGGCAGTTTCCATCGTCGGTTTAGGCTTTGGCATTAATGTGACAGAAGCTATTTCAGCGAGTTTAGGCAATCTAGGTTTGATTGTAGGCTCTATTTTTTTCACGCTCGGCTTAAGTTTTTACCTGACTAAAGCACTTAACTTAGATAGAAAAACCGGTCATTTGATTGGTGCGGGAACGGCAATTTGTGGTGGTAGCGCTATTGCCGCTGTCGCACCGGCCATTAATGCCAAAGGCGAGCAGATTGCCGTGGCCTTAGCCTGTGTGTTTATGCTCAACTCAGTGGCCTTATTTATCTTTCCAGCCATAGGTCACTCACTGAGTTTAAGCCAATATGAATTTGGAGTCTGGAGCGCTATCGCCATTCATGACACTTCGTCTGTGGTAGGCGCCGCTGCAGCCTTTGGCGATGAAGCCCTAAAAACGGCCACCACAATCAAACTTGCCAGAGCATTGTGGATTATTCCTATCGCTTTGTTCAGCGCTTTATTGTTTGGAGGAAGTAAGAGCAAACTCAATGTGCCCTACTTTATTGTGTTTTACTGCGTCGCTATAGCTATAGCACATTATTTCCCTTCCGAGCATTACCAGATACTATTTTTAATATCTAAACAACTGTTAATATTGTGTTTATTTTTTATTGGCGCATCAATAACCCTTAAGAAAATGCAAACCGCTGGTCCGAAACCTTTGCTTTTAGGTGTATTACTTTGGCTAGCGATAGGAAGTTTATCTTTGGGCTATATACTGCTGATGAGGAATTAA